The genomic window tcagcacttccaagtctgaATCCATTGTTCGCTCCCAAACCCAGTGACATCTCTGGGTTTGGGAGGAGattttgttcacaagtgagggaagagtggatcgtaagatcgacaggtggatcactGCAGCGTTTTCAGTTATGCGGACGCTATGTCGATCCGTTGTttgtgaagaaggaactgagccggtcgatctacgttctcatcgaCACTTATGGTCATTAACTgtgatgaccgaaaggacaagatcacgggtggcCCAAATTAGTTTCTTCTGCCGGGCGGGCTAATTGTAAATATATAGTAATACATAATAATtgtaaattgtaaatataaaataatatttaataattgTAAATTGTATGAAcataatattatccatccatccatccattttctaccgcttattccctttggggtcgcgcggggcgctggtgcctatctcagctacaatatgatAATTGTAAATACACAATATTATATAGTTGTAAATTGTAAATACATAATATTGAATAATAAttgtaaatatataataatatatacatcatgTAAATTGTAAACACATAATATGTaataattgtaaataaataattacataaatAATAACATATAGTAATTGTGAATTGTAATTacataataactaataataattattagtgattcccagagccccaaaaaagtctgcgtgctgtagagtgttttctattcgagctccagtactctggaatgccctcccagtaacgattagagattctacctcagtagaagcatttaagggggggggggggattcatgaagcgctggctgtccaaagtcgggacccggggtggaccgctcgtctgtgcatcggttgggaactccgcactgctgacctgtctccgctcgggatagtctcctgttggccccactatggactggactctcactattatgttagatccgccatggactggactctcacaatatttaccacatctgtggtcccctccaaggatTCTCATtggtcccattgggttgagtttttccttgccctaatgcgggatctgagccgaggatgtcgttgtgcagccctatgagacactcgtgatttagggctatagaagtaaacattgattgattgattgataatatataATGCATAGTTGTAAATTGTAAATACATTGTAATATATAATtgtgaatagtaaatacataatgtataatatttgtgaatgtataattatatatattaatggttttgttttgtttgtttccatgccaacccattagtttacACCTGgtccccctagtcacgccccgatcctcagcccctcacacctgttactaattacCACAGCCGGTATTTAAGGATTTtgctttctgtccatcagtctgggaactttgcatgTGCTTGCCTGCTGGCCTTCATGCACACACGCTACCCTTGCTGcatctccttcatgccctcgtccatagatCCATGTCATGTAAGTTGTTGTATATGGTTCATAGTTTAATGCTTTTGTGCTAGGTCCTTTTgttatgtccatagttcattcatgccatcgtgcaagtgtttttgttttcctgtttgaatttttgtagccaagttttgtacctccttgtgagcgcccttagtttgtttattttttattatagtgtttaaataaacaaataggtacttacactctcgtctggctcgtgccaatcatcttttgcgtggaagaagcaaaaccaatccaagtccatgtgtgacaAACGGTAAATTGTAGATACACAATGTATAATAATTGTaaatatatcacaatatataaaacatgtacatTGTAAATGTACACTATTATATAATTATAAATTGTAAATacataatataaaataattttaaatgcaTCATATATAATAAttgtaaatatataatatattcatccttccatccatcttcttccgcttatccgaggtcggctcgcgggggcaggagcctaagcagggaagcccagactttcctctccccagccacttcatccagctcttcccgtgggatcccgaggtgtccccgggccagccgggagacatagtcttcccaacgtgtcctgggtcttccccgtggcctcctaccggttggacgtgccctaaacacctccctagggaggcgttcaggtggcatcctgaccagatgcccaaaccatctcatttggctcctctcgatgtggaggagcagcggctttactttgagctcctcccggatggcagaactttcaccctatctctaagggagagccccgccaaccggcggaggaaactcattttgccgcttgtacccgtgatcttgtcggtcatgacccaaagctcatgaccataggtgaggatgggaacgtagatctacctgtaaattgagagctttgccttccggctcagctccttcttcaccacaacggatcgatacaacgtccgcattactgaagacgccccaccaatccgcctgtcgatctcacaatccactcttccctcactcgtgaacaagactcagaggtacttaaactcctccacttggggcagggtctcctccccaacccggagatggcactccacccttttccaggcgagaaccatggactcggacttggaggtgctgactctcattatggtcgcttcacactcggctgtgaaccgatccagtgaaagctgaagatcctggccagatgaagccatcaggactacatcatctgcaaaaagcagagaccaaatcccgcggccaccaaaccagataccctcaacgccttgactgcgcctgtagaaattctgtccataaaagttatgaacagaatcggtgacaaagggcagccttggcggagtccaactttcactggaaacgtgtccgacttactgccggcaatgcggaccaagctttgacactgatcgtacagggagcgaaacgccacaatcagacagtcccataccccatactctctgagcactccccacaggacgttgaatgccttctccaagtccacaaaggacatgtagactggttgggccaaCTCCCATTCACCCtcgaggaccctgccgagagtatagagctggtccacagttctacgaccaggacgaaaaccacactgttcctcctgaatctaaggttcgactatccggcgtagcctcctctccagtacacctgaatagaccttaccgggaaagctgaggagtgtgatcccacgattgttggaacacaccctctagtcccccttcttaaagagagtaaccaccaccccggtttgccaatccagaggtacccgcccccgatgtccacgcgatgctgcagagtcttgtcaaccaaaacatccccacagcatccagaggcttaaggaactccgggcgaatctcatccacccccggggccttgccaccaaggagctttttaactacctcagcaacatcagccccagaaataggagagcccaccacagatttcccaggcactgcttcttcatagaaagacgtgttggtgggattgaggaggtcttcgatgtattccttccaccgatccacaacaacCGCAGTAGAGGTCAGCAGTGCActttttccccttcctgaggaggcggatggtggtccagaatcgcttcgaagccgtccggaagtcgttttccatggcttctccgaactcctcccatgtccgattTTTTGCCTCTGCGatcgctgaagctgcacaccgcttggcctgtcggtacccgtccactgcctccggagttctatgagccaaaagaacccaataggactccttcttctgcttgacggcatccctcaccgccggtgtcacCAACGGGTTCGAggattaccaccacgacaggcaccaactaccttgcggcaaCAGTTCCagtcagctgcctcgacaatagaggtgcggaacatggtccactcggactcaatgtccagcacctccctcgtgacatgttcaaagtttttccagaggtgggaattgaaactctctctgacaggagactctgccagaagttcccagcagaccctcacaatgcgtttgggcctgccaggtctgtccggcatattcccccaccatcgcagccaactcaccaccaggtggttatCGGTTGAAAACTcggcccctctcttcacccgattgtccaaaacatgaggccgcaaatccgatgacacaactacaaagttgattaTGGAACTGCAgcttagggtgtcctggtgccaagtgcacatatggacacccttatatttgaacatggtgtttgttatggacaatctgtgacgagcacaaaagtccaataacaaaacaccactcgggttcagatgtgggcggccattcttcccaatcacgcctctccaggtttcactgtcgtcgcCATTATGAGCGTTGCAGCATACTTCCCAACCCTAccggatttcccgggagactcccgaaattcagcgcctttcccgaaaacctcccgggacaaattttctcccgaaaatctcctgaaattcaggcggagctggaggccgctGCCCCTCCAGATCCATGCGAACCTGAGttaggacagcctgttttcacgtccgctttcccacattgcccaatgacgttataactgtagaatgatcgagggcgagttcttagtttcttatgtgggtttattgttaagcaGTTTAAATAACGTCcccccagcgcggtaacaacacacaacaacagcagtcacgttttagtctaccgtaaggcagtttgtctgccgtaaacagcaatgttgtgacactcttaaaccggacaatactgccatctactgtacatgcaccacaacacctccaggcaacacctccaggcaacttcaaccattTACTAGtctaacaccctcctccattcacatcccatctccccggattttataacaacctaatgtaaataatcaaatgtatttctaatgtatatacttgttcttacgctatctgaactcactatgttctctgctcgctgtacatatcctactaagtaagacctaaactgtttcaatgtccatttctctgttgatgcaattgttgatgactgaagtactgatatcaaccaaagctcccccccccccccccccgattgtaaataattcaatgtatatattatgatgattaacttatgtgatgactgtattatgctgatagcatatatttgtaccatgaattgattaacgtggaccccgacttaaactagatgaaaaacttattcggatgttaccatttagtggtcaattgtacagaatatgtactgtactgtgcaatctacaaataaaagtttcactcaatcaatcaatcaatcatgcatatgtgacaataaattctacggcttttagaaagtgtagtgcacaactgcgcacacaacagctgaaaatatactcctcctctcttaaccacgcccccaaccatgcccttccccccccccccccccccctacctcccgaaatcggaggtctcaaggttggcaaatatggttgaagtcccccagtaggacaagggaatcacccgggggagaactttccagtactccctcgagtgtatccaaaaagggtgggttcTCTGaaatgctgtttggtgcgtaagcacaaacaacagtcaggacccgtgtccccacccgaaggcggagggaggctaccctctcatccactggattgaactccaacgtacaggctttgaaccgggggggcaacaagaattgctaaCCTAGCTCGTCGCCTcccactgcgtgcaacgccagagtggaagagagtccagtccctctcgagacaACTGGTTCTAGAGCCCTTGCGTCGAGGTGGCTCCGCCTATattcagccggaacttctctacctcgcgcactagctcaggctccttccccccagagAGGTGACGTtcccacgtcccaagagctagcttatgtagccgaggatcggaccgcaaagtgccctgccttcggctgccgcccagctcacactgcatCCGACCTCTattgcccctgctatgggtggtgagcccattggaggggggacccatgttgcctcaatatgtatgtatatatatatatatatatatatatatatatatatatatatatatatatatatatatatatatatatatatatatatatatatatatatatatacatatatatatatatatatatatatatatatatatatatatatatatatatatatatatatatatatatgtatatatatatatacatatatatatatatatatggcttcacgtggcagaggggttagtgcgtctgcctcacaatacgacggtcctgcagtcctgggttcaatcccaggctcgggatctttctgtgtggagtttgcatgttctccccgtgaatgcgtgggttccctccgggtactccggttttgtcccacttccaaaaacatgcacctggggataggttgattggctatagtgtgtacatttgagtgtgaatgttgtctgtctgtctgtgttgggcctgcgatgaggtggcgacttgtccagggtgtaccgcaccttccgcccgattgtggctgagataggcgccagcgccccccacgaccccaaagggaataagcggtagaaaatggatggattgatggaattgTAAATTGTAGATACATAATATATACTAATAATtgtaaatacatattatataaaacatattacataaaaCATGTAGATTGTCGACAcataatatgtaataataattgggaatacataatatataaaacATGTAATTTGTAAATTCATAATACATGAATGCatgaatatataataatatataataataataattgtaaattGCAGgtacataatatataataataattgtaaattGCGGgtacataatatataataatagttGTAAATATATAATAAGATAGAAGAAATGTAAATTgtaaatacataatatataattgtaaattgtaaatacataatatataatatcATTTGTACATTGTAAATACATAATACtatataattgtatatacatAGTAATATATAATGATGATTGTAatttataaatacataatatataataacaattgtaaatacattataatatatAATTGTAAAAACGTAATATATAATATCTGTAAATTGTAAATTCATAATGTATAATTGTAAATGTATAATATTATATAAAACATGTAACTAATAGAtggataatatataataataattgtaaaaatacataatatataaaacATGTAAATTGTGGATACACATTATATACTAATAATtgtaaatacataataatatataaaacatGTAATTTGTAGATACATAATATATACTAAAAATGgtgaatatatattatataaaacatGCAAATTATGCAGATAATATATACTAATAATCATAAATACATAATATACAAAACATGTAAATTGTAGatacatattatataataataattttaaatatacaatattatataaaaaattgTACATTGTAGATGGATAATATATactaataattttaaatacaaaataatatataaaacatgTAAATTGTAgctttataatatataataataattgtaaatacataataatatgtAGAACATGTAAATTGTAGATAGAAAATATATGATAATAATTGTGAATACATAATAATATGTAACATATGTAAAGTGTAGATagttaatatataataataattgtgaatacataataatatataaaacatGTAAATTGTAGCTAGATAATATATGCTAAAAATTGTAATAATTGTGAATACAAAATTATTTATAAAACATGTAAGTTATGGATAGATAATACAGAACAATAACTGTGAATATCTGCTCACCCAACACATCCACGTCCACCTTGAAGTTGATGAAGTGTGTGTGGATGTTGCCCAGGACATTTGGCGCTACCTGGTGGCCGTGCCGCAGGCTGCCGTCCAGCAGGTAAGACGAGGAGATGTAACCCGTGGCGTGGACCTTGGCTTCCACTGAGCCGCTCTGGTAGAAGATGAAGTCCCACAAGTAGTCGTAGTTCCCGATGGCGGTGATGGTCCTGAACACCAGGCCGCTGTTGACCAGCCCGCCGTAACTGTTGCTGAAGAAGTCGGAGAAGTGTCTGCGCAGGGGCTGACCAAAGTTGTGCTCAAAGATGCAGATGGAATTTCTGAATCTGACGGGCACCGGCACATCCACGTAGCGGAaggtgtccacataagtggcctgGTAGGGACAGTCCACGCCGCGGACCAGTTCGTGTGCAAAGCGTCCGATTCCGATGCTGGAGTCCAAGAACTTGGTGAGGATCATCCCGGGCGTCACCGAGCCGTAAACCGACATGGCTTCTTGCACGCTCAGCTCGTAGATGATCCGCTCCCCCTTGAAGCGTACGTCAAAAACTCGCATGCCAGTGAGGGAGCTCAGACCGAAGGCAAAACTCCAGTCCAGGTAGAGGACGTGATTACCACTGACACTGAAGCGTTTTCCTTCTGCGTAGAACTGCAGAGGACCGAGCTGCAATGGTGTGTTCCTAGGTTTCAGCGAGCCATAGTCAGCCGTTTCCTGGTAGACGATTCTTCTCACGGACCCTGCAGAGTACTTGTCATGGAGTTCTTCCACCGTGTCGAAGTACTGACCGTTGTACAGGAGCTTATCCACCGTCCAGTTGGTGGCATCTACGCTCTCGTGGTTAACCAGTATCTCCAAACCTACCGGGTGGATGTACATGCCGCTCATGTTCCTGAATAAAGACACCCAGGTTTTTCTGTCTCCAGAACGAAGTCCTCGCGGCATTTGCTCAAACAGGTTCAGTTTTTTAGTGCCAAAACTCTCCTTCATAAGCTGCTTCAGCTTGGAAAACTGTTGTTCCAAAAACTTAGACAACAAGTCGTACTCCCCCACGGTCACGGTGCGGGCATTGATGGGCAGCTCCCTCTTATATTTCTTCTTGGTCACGTCCGTGTGGTACGTGGGCTTAGGCAGAGGTCCCACCACGTACTCCTTGATGTGGCCCAAAGACCCGTAGAAGACCACCACAGTGGCTTCGCGCACCGGCTCAGGACCTGCCCCGTCCAGGTAGGACAAAACGTCCGCCTTTTTGGGCAG from Nerophis ophidion isolate RoL-2023_Sa linkage group LG07, RoL_Noph_v1.0, whole genome shotgun sequence includes these protein-coding regions:
- the aoc2 gene encoding retina-specific copper amine oxidase; translation: MHSLVKWTLLVLVLVSVLLNIVLLGFHSSRAPKCSGRRLHPLKGKHDKRSRVFADVTQEEYLQVQQYMVQQKDLAISTRQLTKPSENFLFLIDLSLPKKADVLSYLDGAGPEPVREATVVVFYGSLGHIKEYVVGPLPKPTYHTDVTKKKYKRELPINARTVTVGEYDLLSKFLEQQFSKLKQLMKESFGTKKLNLFEQMPRGLRSGDRKTWVSLFRNMSGMYIHPVGLEILVNHESVDATNWTVDKLLYNGQYFDTVEELHDKYSAGSVRRIVYQETADYGSLKPRNTPLQLGPLQFYAEGKRFSVSGNHVLYLDWSFAFGLSSLTGMRVFDVRFKGERIIYELSVQEAMSVYGSVTPGMILTKFLDSSIGIGRFAHELVRGVDCPYQATYVDTFRYVDVPVPVRFRNSICIFEHNFGQPLRRHFSDFFSNSYGGLVNSGLVFRTITAIGNYDYLWDFIFYQSGSVEAKVHATGYISSSYLLDGSLRHGHQVAPNVLGNIHTHFINFKVDVDVLGVRNVFQTKDMQFVNSTIPWVANGYAMVPQLVERQLKSEQEAALRNNAKVPRYLHIASNKTNAWGHQRSYRLQLLSSTGDHLPESQTEERAMSWARYKVAISKHKDEEQSSSSLYNQNDIWMPAVDFSSFIADDENIENEDLVAWVTTGFLHIPHAEDIPNTVTVGNGGGVLLRPHNYFDEDPSIQSDDSVYFQPGSEGSCDLNKMACVSQQTCSPVMETWDYHGFDGAMKFTDWH